In Gimesia panareensis, the genomic window TTCATCCAGGATAGTCAAGAGTGCGGGCCTGGCGGCCTGATCCGTTCACGTCGCCGGGCAGTCATTGCCACGTGCCGCTCAAAGGGACCCGCATCCGGAGATTCTGAGTGAAGTTGTATCTACTGTTATTTATGTGATCGATTCGAAAACTGGGTTGGGCTCTCAGACAGATTAGCCGGGAGCTTACACCAGATTGGCTCAGAACTTCCTGTGAAGAAGAATATTTCTTAACAATAGCAGAAGGTGTGCCAAACCGCTTCTGATAACCCGATTTACTGGCACAATTGGAGGCCCCACAGGCCGAGAGCCGCTCATTTGAGTCACCTGAAACGGGGCACTTCGCCTGGATGCAAAAAATCAGCCTGAAATACAGTATTTTCCAGCCGGTTCTCCTCCAGGCCCGATTCTGGAGAATTTCGTCTCTTTCCCCAAGGTCCTGAGGTAGTGGGAGACAGCGGACAATACTGCTGCTGAGAATAACCGCAAATACTGCGCGGAAATGTAGCAGACGCCTTTTGGAGAGAATTGTGTACAAATGATTACTTAGTCCAGCAGCAGATCTGCAATCACTGCCCGGTGGTCCGTATTCTCAGCCCGCTGGGCGACGACCCGCACCGGCTGGAAACGATGATCGCACCGCACCTGATCAATCCGCAGGAACGGGGCTTCGTTGATGATCGTGCAGCCCCAGCCCACACCAGCGCTGGTAAAAGCATCGCGGAGCCTGGCCGGCAGTTCCCGGAAGATCGGATCTCGCGGATTGACGTTGAAGTCCCCTCCCACAATCAGTGGCAGGTCTGGGGGCAGTTCAGCCAGGCGGCGGTTCAGCGTACGCAGTTCCTCCCGCTGTAGAATCCGTTGGTCCCGATAGGCCCGCCAGCATTCCGGGTTCCACAGGTCCGACCGGAACGGGGGCGGCGTCAGTCGCAATGAAACCACGCCGATTTCCCGCCCCGCTTTCAACTTGACCTTCGCAATCATAAAACTGACCGTCGATGCCACTGGTTCCAGGGGCGTGCGACTCATGATCGACGAATCCACGCCCGCCAGCAGCCCCGCATTCTCTCCGAGAATCTGCCCGTTGATGTCGCGCAGCTGAATGACACTCGGCGTCTCCTGAACCAGAATCAGGTCCGCCTCATATTGCTGGAGCGCCGCCACAGCACGGCTGCTCCCGTGGGCATTGAGTGAAATGACCTGTAGCGGAATCTGCTCGCCAGACTGTTGGCGCCAGCTAGGATCGTTCTGATCCCAGAGCCCCCGCCAGAGACTGAGCGGCGTATCCGCGAACACCACCAGGAACAGAAACCAGAGTCCCATCGACGTCAGTGCCATCCGTCGTCGTCGGGTTCGGAACAGAATGAGTGCCAGACCCATCCCGCAGGCAAACCAGCACCAGCTCGGATAAACGGTCGTCGCGGCACACGCATCCGGCTGCACCGCATAACAGACACTGAGGCTCACCCACAGGAACAGCGTAATGCCGCTGGTGACGCGGGCAACAACTCGATCCAGTCTGCTTTCGGTGCGAGAAGCCACTGATGGGGCAGGGTCAGACATCAAAGCTAAAACTTTACTTCAGGAATGGATCAGTGAAAAAAATCAGATTTCCCGATTATAAAGCCTGTCTCCTCAAACGTAAGAGGAGTGTAGTGCCAAATTCGCGAACTGCTCGATCAGCTGCCATGATTACAGATTTTTTACTTTTCCTCCGGCCAGTTCAGATGTTTGTGCAGAAACTCGAATGTCCCCTGGCCGTGGATCTCATGCCCGCCGGTGAAGAATTCGATTTCCGTTTTCTCGGGAATCCCCAGCGCTGCATAATGGCGGCGGACTTTCGCGTATTCGTAGGCCACCCATTCATCGGGGGCGACGCCGTCCTGGTGGCCGCGTTCGACCATGAACGGGCGCGGCGAGATTAACGACGCCATCTCAGCATGGTTGAACGTGCTGCCCAGGTTGAACTGGAAGTGATCGTACTCGGCGGTAAACATATACGCGGCCCGGAAATCGAGGGCTGTAATCTTCCGCGTCCAGTCATTAAAGCAGGCACAACAGATCGACAGCGCGTAGCCATCCAGCAGCGATGGAATCCGCACCGCCGACAGCCCGCCATAGGAAATTCCATAAAAACCGATCCGCTCCCGGTCGACATAAGGCAAGCCTCCCAGCCACTCCAGCATCCGCTGATGCTGACCAAGAATGAACGAATACAGCGTGTACCCCAGTGGATTCGCCTTGCGCTGATTCTGGCGAAACAGCGTCTGCCCGCGATACGGGTTATGCGGGGCATACACGACAAACCCGCGTTCCGCCAGCCGTGCTCCATAGCCCCGGTAGTTGCGATACTTGGGCCACTTCGGATCGACGATCACCACCGATTCCGGCAGCCCCTCCAGACCATGCTGACACACGACCACGGGCCGCTTCTCACCCGCCGCAATTCCTTTCGGCACCAGTAGGTAACCCCAGGCGAACACATCGGGCCAGACGTCGAACTTGACCTCGTACATCGTGTACTTGTCCGTTTCTTTCAGCTTCCGTGATTTCGTCGCCAGCGGCATCGTGGGGTCGGGCAATTTGCCGGTCAGATCTTCCCACAAACGTTTTTTGTAAGCCGTGGTTTTCTGCGGCCACTCGGCGGCAGTGGTGACGGGCTGCGCCTCTTGCCAGTACGCTTTCCGAATCTGTTCGGCACGACGTACCGTCTGTTGGCAATGCTCTACCAGTTCCGCGACCTGCCGTTGCTGCCGTTCCGCTGGATCGAATTTCCGGTCAGCCAGTCGCATCTTTTCAGGGGGCAGGCTTTCGCACTGAATTTTGTAATTGAGCGCATCCAGCCACTCCGAGATCGCTTTGGGACTTCCTGTCTGCAGCGGCTGGCCGTCCGGGTTGTGTACGAATTCGATGATCCCGACGGGCCCGGCCGGACACCGCGTCAATCCGCGGGCACGCTCGACTTCCTGCTGCACCGTAGCAAAAGCAGGTTGTGTCAGTGCACCCGGAGCCGCGGAGGGACGCCGGTTCGCAGGCGTTGTCGGCGGACCGGCCACTTCCGGAGCCTGGCTGTGCTCGATGATCAACGTGCGGGGCATGATCAGACTCGCGATCTCCGCATCGCCAAACTCACGCAACAGGCCGAACACGTTTCGATACATCGGCTCGCGCCAGAGGTTATTTCGCCGGTTGAAATAACCGCTGACCAGTGTCGCATCGATCCGCTGATCCAGGGCCGCCGTGTAAAAGGCAATCAGCGCCCCTTCGCCATAGCCCGCGATCCCCAGCGGCGTATCCGCCTCCTGTTTCAGCAAATCCACGGCGGACATCATCTTCAGTACTTCCAGGCCGATGATGTGTCGCCCCATTTCATACGCCTGGCGATAGATCCATTCCCGGTGCGTGATGTTCGTCATCGCAATCTCCGGGTTTCCGGACCACGTGCATTCGCGATTGATCAACTGCGGAATCAATACCCGGCAGCCCGCCTCCACCAGGGGGAGCACCTGAAAACAGGTGGAGTCAGAGTCGGCTAAACCCGCCAGCATTTCCGGGGTCTGGTCGGCGTCAGGAATGAGGATCAGATTCGCCAGCGGCTTGCCGGTCGGTTCCACCAGCAGGCCTTCTCCCCACACGCCCGGCAGCACCGTCCAGCGGACCGCGCGAATCTGGAAGCGCTGCGTCTCCGCAATCACCTCAGGGGCATCGGGGCCGCAGACATACTCCCATTTCGGCGTCGCCACCTGCTCATCAATGGCGCCGATGAGCTTCTGCAACCGCCTGCGGTTCGGCTCCACCGATTTTGCATAGTTTTCCAGCGTCGAAAAATTCGGCCGCCAGGCTTGTCTGCGTTGTGCAACCGAGTCCTCGGTCGCCTTCAGCAGATAACCGCTGATCCCGTTCGCCATCTTCACCGAAAAGTCGCCGGTCTCCGTCAGCGGCTCCGTCCCGGGAACCAAATTCGGCACCAGCTCCGGTTCCGCCGACAGCCCCAGTCCGGGGACCAGCCAGCCGAACGCAGCCAGAATCAGAACAGCACAACGGAGAGACATCAGGCGGCAGAACATGGCAGTTTCTCAATACTCTGTCAGTTGGTGGGAAGCAGGGGATGTTCCTTCACTCTATCAGCCAGAGACCCCCGCTGCCAGCAAGTCACCTCTCACTTCCGTCGATCCGGATTCACCTGCGGAAAGCTCGCGTTCACCTCTTTCAGCCAGGCGTGCAATTGCTCCCACAACTTTTCTACCTGCTCTGGTCTCTGTTTCGACAGATCGGTCGTCTCGGACGGGTCCCGGCTCAGATCGTACAGCTCATTGCGATCGTCTTCGTAGTAATGGATCAGCTTCCAGTTCCCGGCTCGCATCGCGCTGGCGGGCGTTGTCGTCGGATAGTAGTGTGGGTAATGAAAGTGCAGCCGCTCACGTTTCAGTTTCTGTGTTGCACCGGTGAGCAATGGCTTCAGCGAAACCCCGTCCCGTTGCTCCTGGTCTGCTCCCAGCTCCAGCAGGTCGATCAGCGTCGGGTACAGGTCCGACGTCACCACCGGTTCCGCGGAGACGCTGCCTGCTTTCGTCACGCCCGGCCAGCGGACGAGCAGGGGAATGCGGATCCCCCCTTCGTACAGCGATCCTTTCCCCGAACGGAGCGGGTGATTGTTCGTGACCGTCTTGCCTTCGTACTTGTTGATGAAACCGCCGTTGTCCGACATCAGAATCACCGCAGTCTTGTCGGCCAGTTTCAACTCATCCAGCGTTTTCAGAATCCGGCCCACGTTCTCATCCAGGCTGGCCACCATCGCCGCATACTCGGCGTTCTGCCAGGGAGAGTCCGGCTGGATTTTTTTCTCGTACGCTTTCACCACATCCGGTTTGCCTTCGATGGGCGTGTGCACCGTATGAAAGGCCATGTTCAGATAAAAGGGACGCGTACCCTCGGCCGACGACTTCAGCAGGCGGATCGCTTCGTCCGTCAGCCGATCGGTCAGGTAGTCGTCTTTGTCACTCCGCTCCAGCACACCCGGCACATAGCGGAACTCATGTCCGTAATGTCTGTCCCCGGCAAAGGGATAAAAGAACGTCTGCGGCGCGCCCCACAGCGTGCCGCCGATGTTAACTTCAAAGCCGTGACTCTCAGGGTAAAAGCCCGCTTCCCCCAGATGCCATTTGCCGACGTGCAGCGTTCGGTAACCCGCCTGGTGCAACCGTTCGGCGATCGTGGTTTCATCGTGCGTCAGGTTGGGCAGCGACTTCCCTTCGATCAGCGGCCGTTTCGTTTTGCGGTGCGACTTGGCCTGTTCGTGCCAGA contains:
- a CDS encoding sulfatase, with translation MLRFAGRMFWFALLFLSVLTVPQLVSAAPLNVVYIIVDDLGAHDLTCYGNTLHQTPHIDRLAGQSMKFTQAYAASPVCSPTRASLMTGKNPARLKMTVWHEQAKSHRKTKRPLIEGKSLPNLTHDETTIAERLHQAGYRTLHVGKWHLGEAGFYPESHGFEVNIGGTLWGAPQTFFYPFAGDRHYGHEFRYVPGVLERSDKDDYLTDRLTDEAIRLLKSSAEGTRPFYLNMAFHTVHTPIEGKPDVVKAYEKKIQPDSPWQNAEYAAMVASLDENVGRILKTLDELKLADKTAVILMSDNGGFINKYEGKTVTNNHPLRSGKGSLYEGGIRIPLLVRWPGVTKAGSVSAEPVVTSDLYPTLIDLLELGADQEQRDGVSLKPLLTGATQKLKRERLHFHYPHYYPTTTPASAMRAGNWKLIHYYEDDRNELYDLSRDPSETTDLSKQRPEQVEKLWEQLHAWLKEVNASFPQVNPDRRK
- a CDS encoding alpha/beta hydrolase family protein, encoding MFCRLMSLRCAVLILAAFGWLVPGLGLSAEPELVPNLVPGTEPLTETGDFSVKMANGISGYLLKATEDSVAQRRQAWRPNFSTLENYAKSVEPNRRRLQKLIGAIDEQVATPKWEYVCGPDAPEVIAETQRFQIRAVRWTVLPGVWGEGLLVEPTGKPLANLILIPDADQTPEMLAGLADSDSTCFQVLPLVEAGCRVLIPQLINRECTWSGNPEIAMTNITHREWIYRQAYEMGRHIIGLEVLKMMSAVDLLKQEADTPLGIAGYGEGALIAFYTAALDQRIDATLVSGYFNRRNNLWREPMYRNVFGLLREFGDAEIASLIMPRTLIIEHSQAPEVAGPPTTPANRRPSAAPGALTQPAFATVQQEVERARGLTRCPAGPVGIIEFVHNPDGQPLQTGSPKAISEWLDALNYKIQCESLPPEKMRLADRKFDPAERQQRQVAELVEHCQQTVRRAEQIRKAYWQEAQPVTTAAEWPQKTTAYKKRLWEDLTGKLPDPTMPLATKSRKLKETDKYTMYEVKFDVWPDVFAWGYLLVPKGIAAGEKRPVVVCQHGLEGLPESVVIVDPKWPKYRNYRGYGARLAERGFVVYAPHNPYRGQTLFRQNQRKANPLGYTLYSFILGQHQRMLEWLGGLPYVDRERIGFYGISYGGLSAVRIPSLLDGYALSICCACFNDWTRKITALDFRAAYMFTAEYDHFQFNLGSTFNHAEMASLISPRPFMVERGHQDGVAPDEWVAYEYAKVRRHYAALGIPEKTEIEFFTGGHEIHGQGTFEFLHKHLNWPEEK
- a CDS encoding endonuclease/exonuclease/phosphatase family protein — translated: MSDPAPSVASRTESRLDRVVARVTSGITLFLWVSLSVCYAVQPDACAATTVYPSWCWFACGMGLALILFRTRRRRMALTSMGLWFLFLVVFADTPLSLWRGLWDQNDPSWRQQSGEQIPLQVISLNAHGSSRAVAALQQYEADLILVQETPSVIQLRDINGQILGENAGLLAGVDSSIMSRTPLEPVASTVSFMIAKVKLKAGREIGVVSLRLTPPPFRSDLWNPECWRAYRDQRILQREELRTLNRRLAELPPDLPLIVGGDFNVNPRDPIFRELPARLRDAFTSAGVGWGCTIINEAPFLRIDQVRCDHRFQPVRVVAQRAENTDHRAVIADLLLD